In a genomic window of Glycine max cultivar Williams 82 chromosome 13, Glycine_max_v4.0, whole genome shotgun sequence:
- the LOC102668350 gene encoding uncharacterized protein, translated as MTRIGRSLQYGKRFDNSINPNLFSPTLKITNPNHILSCFTTRSSNYLSLTGGSFYLPCITIALYILSPFSHLAVAVTLTQEEEEAPSLVLTPYSLQMYEIQFWTRTFPYCRSFKLRRYSQNGFSSYADV; from the exons ATGACTAGGATTGGA CGGTCGCTACAATACGGAAAAAGGTTTGATAACTCCATAAACCCTAATCTCTTTTCTCCCACACTGAAAATCACAAATCCAAATCACATTCTCTCTTGCTTCACCACCAGATCCTCCAATTACCTCTCCTTAACCGGTGGTTCCTTTTACCTCCCTTGCATCACCATCGCCCTTTACATCTTGTCGCCCTTTTCACATCTCGCGGTTGCCGTGACTTTGACGCAAGAGGAAGAGGAGGCGCCATCTTTGGTTTTGACTCCATATTCTCTGCAAATGTATGAAATTCAGTTCTGGACTCGCACCTTTCCTTACTGTCGGAGCTTCAAATTGCGCCGCTATAGTCAGAATGGGTTTTCGTCGTATGCAG ATGTGTGA
- the LOC102668213 gene encoding RING-H2 finger protein ATL52, which yields MGDFQGPFIVSPPPSLSSSDKSSTTMLYYGLVVVGVAAMALALYNFVIIKRSRRRHMQSQAEGANGLVEVAMESSRIENCQRNNFNLLSSFKYKKEAAKEGSGDGDYDYDDECPVCLSGFEEGEEVRKLPRCKHWFHAPCIDMWLYSHFDCPICRTPVGQFYHRFHSGPELLESGGGVSV from the coding sequence aTGGGTGATTTCCAAGGCCCCTTCATAGTGTCACCCCCTCCTTCACTCTCTTCCTCGGATAAGTCCAGCACAACCATGCTATACTATGGGTTAGTAGTGGTGGGGGTTGCAGCCATGGCATTAGCCCTATACAACTTCGTCATCATCAAGCGAAGTAGAAGGCGCCATATGCAATCACAGGCTGAAGGGGCAAATGGGTTGGTGGAGGTGGCGATGGAAAGTAGTAGAATTGAGAACTGCCAAAGGAACAACTTCAACTTGCTCTCAAGCTTCAAGTACAAGAAAGAAGCAGCAAAAGAAGGAAGTGGAGATggtgattatgattatgatgatgaatGCCCAGTTTGCTTATCGGGTTTTGAAGAAGGGGAAGAAGTGAGGAAGCTGCCACGGTGCAAGCACTGGTTCCACGCACCATGCATAGACATGTGGCTCTACTCCCATTTCGATTGTCCAATTTGTCGAACACCTGTTGGGCAATTCTACCACCGTTTCCATTCTGGTCCGGAGTTGCTGGAATCCGGTGGTGGCGTCTCCGTATGA
- the LOC100306717 gene encoding protein ELF4-LIKE 4-like isoform X1, with translation MEGDTFSGLGNGTQIDSKILLTFKKSFVQVQNILDQNRVLINEINQNHESKVPDNLSRNVGLIRELNNNIRRVVDLYADLSSSFTKSMEVSSEGDSSGAVKSDGKAGHKRHRPL, from the coding sequence atggagGGTGACACATTCTCTGGTCTTGGCAATGGTACCCAGATTGATAGCAAGATCTTGCTGACATTTAAGAAAAGCTTTGTTCAAGTCCAGAACATCTTGGATCAGAACCGGGTACTCATCAATGAGATAAACCAGAATCATGAGTCCAAGGTCCCTGACAACCTCAGCAGAAACGTTGGACTTATTAGGGAGCTCAACAACAACATCAGAAGAGTGGTTGACCTTTATGCGGATCTTTCAAGTTCTTTCACCAAATCCATGGAAGTTTCTTCCGAAGGGGATTCAAGTGGTGCTGTGAAATCTGATGGCAAAGCTGGCCACAAGCGACACAGGCCTCTTTAG
- the LOC100780833 gene encoding stress-response A/B barrel domain-containing protein UP3, which translates to MSIIEHVVLFKVKEDVAPSEADTMVERINSLASLEQLLHLTVGPLFRIRTSPPSLKFTHFFHTRFNSKDDLRSYVAHPAHVAVVKANTPLVDDAMALDWLAEVPGGTVPPPGSALRVTFFKLKEGVEDRVKDEIVGAMRGFQREFKQAIQLTCGGNFSPARAKGFSIASLEVFPGLSELEAAKELGDYHKNEKIKEHLESVMVLDYVVPSSSKAHSAS; encoded by the coding sequence ATGTCGATCATCGAGCATGTGGTGTTATTCAAGGTCAAAGAAGATGTTGCACCGTCGGAGGCAGATACCATGGTGGAGCGTATCAACTCCCTAGCCTCGCTGGAACAGCTGCTTCACCTTACCGTGGGGCCATTATTTCGCATCCGAACCTCCCCCCCTTCGTTGAAATTCACTCACTTCTTCCACACGCGTTTCAACTCCAAGGACGACCTCCGCTCCTATGTGGCGCACCCAGCCCACGTGGCCGTCGTCAAGGCCAACACGCCCTTGGTCGACGACGCCATGGCCCTTGATTGGCTCGCCGAGGTTCCCGGCGGCACCGTGCCGCCGCCGGGCTCCGCCTTGCGAGTCACGTTCTTCAAGTTGAAGGAGGGTGTTGAAGATCGTGTAAAAGATGAGATTGTGGGGGCCATGAGAGGATTTCAGCGTGAGTTCAAACAGGCCATTCAGCTCACTTGCGGGGGAAATTTCTCTCCCGCGAGAGCCAAAGGGTTCTCCATTGCTTCCCTTGAAGTTTTTCCTGGATTAAGCGAACTAGAGGCAGCGAAGGAGCTAGGGGACTATCATAAGAATGAGAAGATCAAGGAGCATCTCGAGAGTGTGATGGTGCTTGATTATGTGGTACCATCATCATCCAAAGCGCACTCAGCATCTTAA
- the LOC100779754 gene encoding protein BIG GRAIN 1-like B — protein sequence MHERSMKEAAGTCPQRRRTPSFSSSLLDAIYRSIDESKSNLHDDQQLGLHHHDQTTHSFTSEKGGKKERMNLRRAVMLEDWMEKHGSHSLNAQLLNSSSSSSECSSAGGIFSSSETDTTTTLTLKKQRPARLTSEKKKKKQDRIMSSEKQNKESGFTRTKLRALKIYGELNQRVKQPISPGSRIASFLSSIFNSQNVKKAKMCYAGAVEDVSFEHKSNSPCFSSIPSSFSRRSCMSKTPSSAKKSNNNEVKRSVRFYPVSVILGEDSEPQSSYHKCNIIYESEPNLGVRSSSIKELKKNTARGNENGAEEAAARGFVKGYRNSGQGEFDFRGFYDDDDEDDDDDVSCSSSDLFELDHLIGAARYQEELPVYETTNLETNKAIASGLCL from the coding sequence ATGCACGAGAGATCGATGAAAGAAGCTGCTGGCACGTGCCCACAAAGGAGAAgaaccccttccttctcctCTTCTCTTCTCGACGCCATTTACCGTTCCATCGACGAATCAAAATCCAACCTTCACGACGATCAACAACTGGGTCTCCACCACCACGATCAAACCACACACAGTTTCACCTCTGAAAAAGGtggcaaaaaagaaagaatgaatCTTCGCCGAGCCGTGATGTTGGAAGATTGGATGGAGAAGCACGGTTCCCATTCCCTCAATGCTCAGTTGCTAAACTCGAGTTCAAGCTCCTCAGAATGCAGCTCTGCAGGGGGCATATTCTCCTCTTCAGAAACAGACACAACAACAACCCTAACGTTGAAGAAACAAAGACCAGCAAGGCTCAcatcggagaagaagaagaagaagcaggacCGTATTATGAGTTCAGAAAAGCAGAACAAAGAAAGTGGTTTTACAAGGACCAAGTTGAGGGCGTTGAAAATTTACGGCGAATTGAACCAGAGAGTGAAGCAACCCATTTCACCGGGGAGTAGAATAGCTAGCTTCCTTAGCTCCATCTTCAACTCACAGAACGTGAAGAAAGCCAAAATGTGTTACGCTGGAGCCGTTGAAGATGTAAGCTTCGAGCACAAATCAAATTCCCCTTGTTTCTCTTCCATCCCCTCTTCCTTTTCTAGAAGGTCTTGCATGAGCAAAACACCCTCTTCGGCTAAAAAATCCAACAACAACGAAGTCAAAAGATCCGTGAGGTTTTACCCCGTTAGCGTAATCCTAGGTGAGGATTCTGAACCACAATCTAGTTATCATAAATGTAACATCATTTACGAGAGTGAACCTAATCTTGGTGTGAGAAGTTCTTCCATAAAGGAGCTGAAGAAGAACACTGCTCGGGGAAATGAAAATGGAGCTGAAGAAGCAGCAGCGCGTGGTTTTGTAAAAGGTTATCGAAATTCTGGTCAGggtgaatttgattttagaggtttttatgatgatgatgatgaagatgatgatgatgatgtgagTTGTTCAAGTTCAGATTTGTTTGAGCTGGATCATCTTATTGGAGCTGCAAGGTACCAAGAAGAGCTTCCTGTCTATGAAACTACCAATTTGGAAACAAATAAAGCCATTGCTAGTGGTCTATGTTTGTag